A stretch of Microbacterium caowuchunii DNA encodes these proteins:
- a CDS encoding MarR family winged helix-turn-helix transcriptional regulator, with amino-acid sequence MTTDTAGADTAREARIQAVRALEAEFSELIVHFRAMVAENAGRVSPGMLPAAYKIFTTIVRRESVTQAALAEHLMLDKGQLSRTVRELEELGLIVRAPDPTDRRSSLLSPTPFGLQRLAFARGPQEDGLISALAHWPVEDIETLATLLHTLLEDVAPANVRRRNGTPAPE; translated from the coding sequence ATGACCACCGACACCGCAGGAGCGGACACGGCACGGGAGGCGCGCATCCAGGCGGTGCGCGCCCTCGAGGCCGAGTTCAGCGAACTCATCGTGCACTTCCGCGCGATGGTGGCGGAGAACGCCGGACGTGTCAGCCCGGGGATGCTCCCCGCGGCGTACAAGATCTTCACGACGATCGTGCGTCGCGAGTCCGTCACCCAGGCCGCCCTCGCCGAGCACCTCATGCTCGACAAGGGCCAGCTCAGCCGCACCGTGCGCGAGCTCGAGGAGCTCGGCCTCATCGTGCGCGCACCGGACCCGACCGACCGCCGCTCCAGCCTGCTCTCGCCGACCCCGTTCGGCCTGCAGCGCCTCGCGTTCGCCCGTGGGCCCCAGGAGGACGGGCTCATCAGCGCGCTCGCGCACTGGCCGGTCGAGGACATCGAGACGCTCGCCACCCTGCTGCACACGCTGCTCGAGGACGTCGCGCCCGCCAACGTGCGGCGCCGGAACGGGACACCCGCGCCGGAGTGA
- a CDS encoding LysR family transcriptional regulator ArgP: MRDIPMELAETLAAVVDTGTMDAAARRLHITPSAVSQRIRTLEDRLGRVLLVRAKPARPTDAGARVVRLARQYSVLAHDALADLGAGASGEEGGRRVSIPLAVNADSMATWMLPALATVADSHGVVFDLHSHDQDHTAALLEEGEVMAAVTSQEDPVPGCRVSPLGVMRYEAVATPELAERMRADPTAVPVVDFDRRDELQTRWLRARGVDAAVPARHRVPGSHDFAQALVAGLGWGMLPEPQSAEPLGNGRLVRLGGDPVDVPLYWQQWNLESAVLTAVGAELGKEARRRLRPPRGERRRPDAGR; the protein is encoded by the coding sequence ATGCGCGACATCCCGATGGAGCTGGCCGAGACCCTGGCAGCCGTCGTCGACACGGGAACGATGGATGCCGCCGCGCGACGGCTGCACATCACCCCATCCGCCGTGAGTCAGCGCATCCGCACGCTCGAGGACCGTCTCGGCCGTGTCCTGCTGGTCCGCGCGAAACCCGCACGGCCCACGGACGCCGGTGCCCGTGTCGTGCGCCTGGCACGGCAGTACTCGGTGCTCGCACACGATGCCCTCGCCGATCTGGGTGCGGGCGCGTCCGGGGAGGAGGGAGGCAGGAGGGTCTCCATCCCGCTGGCGGTCAACGCCGACTCGATGGCGACGTGGATGCTGCCCGCGCTGGCGACCGTCGCGGACTCCCACGGCGTCGTCTTCGACCTGCACAGCCATGACCAGGACCACACCGCCGCGCTCCTCGAAGAGGGCGAAGTCATGGCGGCGGTGACCTCGCAGGAGGACCCCGTGCCCGGGTGCCGGGTCAGTCCGCTCGGCGTCATGCGTTACGAGGCCGTCGCGACGCCGGAGCTGGCGGAGCGGATGCGGGCGGATCCGACCGCGGTGCCGGTCGTGGACTTCGATCGCCGGGACGAACTGCAGACGCGGTGGTTGCGGGCGCGGGGCGTGGACGCGGCCGTCCCCGCCCGGCACCGGGTCCCCGGCTCCCACGACTTCGCTCAGGCGCTCGTCGCGGGTCTGGGCTGGGGGATGCTGCCGGAACCGCAGTCCGCCGAACCGCTCGGGAACGGACGGCTCGTGCGACTGGGCGGCGACCCGGTGGACGTGCCGCTGTACTGGCAGCAGTGGAACCTCGAATCCGCCGTGCTCACGGCGGTGGGCGCGGAGCTCGGGAAGGAGGCGCGGCGGAGGCTGCGTCCCCCGCGCGGGGAACGCCGCCGACCGGACGCCGGCCGGTAG
- the rplA gene encoding 50S ribosomal protein L1, whose amino-acid sequence MSKSKVYNAAAEKLEAGKYYTPTEAVELAKETGSKKFDSTVEVALKLSVDPRKADQMVRGTVILPHGTGKTARVIVFATGPAAEAAIAAGADEVGGAELIEKVAGGWTAFDAAVSTPELMGQVGRLGKVLGPRGLMPNPKTGTVTPNPAKAVEEIKGGKIEFRVDKHANVHFVVGKASFSAEQLGENFAAALEEIQRLKPSSSKGRYIQKGAVSTTFGPGIPLDVNSL is encoded by the coding sequence ATGTCTAAGTCCAAGGTTTACAACGCCGCCGCCGAGAAGCTCGAGGCCGGCAAGTACTACACGCCCACCGAGGCCGTCGAGCTCGCCAAGGAGACCGGGTCGAAGAAGTTCGACTCGACCGTCGAGGTCGCGCTCAAGCTCTCCGTGGACCCGCGCAAGGCGGACCAGATGGTCCGTGGCACGGTCATCCTGCCCCACGGCACCGGTAAGACTGCTCGCGTCATCGTCTTCGCCACCGGCCCCGCGGCCGAGGCAGCGATCGCCGCAGGTGCCGATGAGGTCGGCGGCGCCGAGCTCATCGAGAAGGTCGCCGGCGGCTGGACCGCGTTCGACGCGGCCGTCTCCACCCCGGAGCTCATGGGCCAGGTCGGTCGTCTCGGTAAGGTCCTCGGTCCCCGCGGCCTGATGCCGAACCCGAAGACCGGCACCGTGACCCCCAACCCGGCCAAGGCCGTCGAGGAGATCAAGGGCGGAAAGATCGAGTTCCGCGTCGACAAGCACGCCAACGTGCACTTCGTCGTGGGCAAGGCATCGTTCTCGGCAGAGCAGCTCGGCGAGAACTTCGCCGCGGCTCTCGAGGAGATCCAGCGTCTCAAGCCCTCCAGCTCCAAGGGTCGTTACATCCAGAAGGGTGCGGTGTCGACCACGTTCGGCCCCGGCATCCCGCTGGACGTCAACTCCCTCTGA
- the nusG gene encoding transcription termination/antitermination protein NusG, which produces MSEKYTDDADWATAAEQSSEDDEAQEGDVLAAEERSVEAAEHLALHIEDPEGDDGDDVDTEDIDIEDPEADAIVNDALEIDQAAEAEAAAEVLTESLADEAAEREADAADDVTPYDGPDINGEPDAPVLDEDFVADVETAAAVVDAAEEDEAEDEDEDPYEAFRAELRSLPGKWYVIHSYAGFERKVKANIEQRKSTLEVEDDIYQVEVPMEDVVEIKNGQRKMVTRVRIPGYVLVRMELNEDTWSVVRHTPGVTGFVGNAHNPTPLRFEEAFNMLKSLVEIKDVAPAKGGAAKGAPAAARVIPAEVDYEIGETITIKEGSFAGLPGSISEIKPESGKLTVLVSLFERETPVELSFDQVSKMI; this is translated from the coding sequence GTGTCTGAGAAATACACCGACGACGCCGACTGGGCGACCGCTGCCGAGCAGTCCAGCGAGGACGACGAGGCGCAGGAAGGCGACGTGCTCGCCGCCGAAGAACGCTCCGTCGAAGCGGCTGAGCACCTGGCGCTGCACATCGAGGACCCCGAGGGTGATGACGGCGACGACGTGGACACCGAAGACATCGACATCGAAGACCCGGAGGCAGACGCCATCGTGAACGACGCACTCGAGATCGACCAGGCCGCTGAGGCCGAGGCGGCTGCAGAGGTGCTCACCGAGTCGCTCGCCGATGAGGCCGCCGAGCGCGAGGCCGACGCGGCGGATGACGTGACCCCCTACGACGGCCCCGACATCAACGGCGAGCCGGACGCTCCCGTGCTGGATGAGGACTTCGTCGCGGATGTGGAGACGGCCGCGGCCGTCGTCGACGCCGCAGAAGAGGACGAGGCCGAGGACGAGGACGAGGACCCCTACGAGGCCTTCCGTGCCGAGCTGCGCTCGCTGCCGGGCAAGTGGTACGTCATCCACTCCTACGCCGGGTTCGAGCGCAAGGTGAAGGCCAACATCGAGCAGCGCAAGTCGACGCTCGAGGTCGAGGACGACATCTACCAGGTCGAGGTCCCGATGGAGGACGTCGTCGAGATCAAGAACGGTCAGCGCAAGATGGTCACGCGCGTCCGTATCCCCGGCTACGTGCTCGTGCGCATGGAGCTGAACGAGGACACCTGGTCGGTCGTGCGCCACACGCCCGGCGTCACCGGCTTCGTCGGCAACGCCCACAACCCGACGCCGCTGCGTTTCGAAGAGGCGTTCAACATGCTCAAGAGCCTCGTCGAGATCAAGGATGTCGCGCCGGCCAAGGGCGGCGCCGCCAAGGGCGCTCCCGCAGCGGCTCGCGTCATCCCGGCCGAGGTCGACTACGAGATCGGCGAGACCATCACCATCAAGGAGGGCTCGTTCGCGGGTCTTCCCGGCTCGATCAGCGAGATCAAGCCGGAGAGCGGCAAGCTCACCGTGCTCGTCTCCCTGTTCGAGCGCGAGACCCCGGTCGAGCTGTCGTTCGACCAGGTCTCGAAGATGATCTGA
- a CDS encoding universal stress protein, with translation MSGRIVVGYTATEGGADALTLGARIAAASGAALDLVIVLPSDDRSVITPPDAGYDRHLRETARGWLDAAAGLIPDTLGHRSHVRYAESFAEGLVAAANEFSATHIVVGAANGGLRGRHRLGTVANELMHYSDVPVVLAPEGAREIPVDAGVPRVTAALGTREGGDVLVAEAVALAVAAGAPLRLLSLAALDLPRGADPALIRRTGRSHAGSVLGAAQSELPPDVEVEVSVATGTDIQQAVQQVDWLPAEMAMVGSSRLAQPRRLFLGSTAAKMLHVLPVPMIVVPRTRGAEGAGR, from the coding sequence ATGAGCGGGCGCATCGTCGTCGGATACACCGCGACGGAGGGCGGGGCCGACGCGCTGACCCTGGGCGCCCGGATCGCCGCCGCATCCGGCGCAGCCCTCGACCTCGTGATCGTGCTCCCGAGCGACGACCGATCTGTCATCACCCCGCCCGACGCCGGTTACGACCGGCACCTGCGCGAGACCGCGCGGGGATGGCTGGACGCGGCGGCCGGGCTGATCCCGGACACCCTCGGCCACAGATCGCACGTGCGCTACGCCGAGTCCTTCGCCGAGGGACTCGTGGCCGCGGCGAACGAGTTCTCCGCCACGCACATCGTCGTGGGCGCGGCGAACGGCGGCCTGCGGGGCCGGCATCGACTGGGCACCGTCGCCAACGAGCTCATGCACTACTCCGACGTCCCGGTCGTGCTCGCCCCGGAGGGCGCGCGGGAGATCCCGGTCGACGCGGGCGTGCCCCGGGTCACGGCGGCCCTGGGCACCAGGGAAGGCGGGGACGTGCTGGTGGCCGAGGCGGTGGCCTTGGCCGTCGCAGCCGGGGCGCCGCTGCGGCTGCTGTCGCTGGCCGCGCTGGATCTTCCCCGCGGGGCCGATCCGGCGCTGATCCGGCGGACCGGTCGCAGCCACGCCGGCTCCGTGCTCGGGGCAGCGCAGTCGGAGCTCCCGCCGGACGTGGAAGTCGAGGTGTCCGTCGCGACCGGCACCGACATCCAGCAGGCCGTGCAACAGGTCGACTGGCTCCCCGCCGAGATGGCGATGGTCGGCTCCAGCCGCCTCGCACAGCCGCGGCGGCTCTTCCTCGGCTCGACGGCGGCCAAGATGCTGCACGTCCTGCCGGTCCCGATGATCGTGGTCCCGCGCACCCGCGGCGCCGAAGGAGCAGGACGATGA
- the rplK gene encoding 50S ribosomal protein L11, with amino-acid sequence MAPKKKVTGLIKLQIKAGAANPAPPIGPALGQHGVNIMEFCKAYNAATESQRGNVIPVEITVYEDRSFTFILKTPPAAELIKKAAGVAKGSSTPHTTKVAKLTKDQVREIAETKQPDLNANDIEAASKIIAGTARSMGITVED; translated from the coding sequence ATGGCACCCAAGAAGAAGGTGACCGGCCTGATCAAGCTCCAGATCAAGGCCGGCGCTGCCAACCCGGCGCCGCCGATCGGCCCCGCGCTCGGTCAGCACGGCGTCAACATCATGGAGTTCTGCAAGGCCTACAACGCGGCCACCGAGTCGCAGCGCGGCAACGTCATCCCCGTCGAGATCACCGTCTACGAGGACCGCAGCTTCACGTTCATCCTCAAGACTCCTCCGGCAGCCGAGCTCATCAAGAAGGCCGCCGGCGTCGCCAAGGGGTCCTCGACCCCCCACACGACCAAGGTCGCGAAGCTGACCAAGGACCAGGTGCGCGAGATCGCTGAGACGAAGCAGCCCGACCTGAACGCGAACGACATCGAGGCCGCCTCGAAGATCATCGCCGGCACCGCCCGTTCCATGGGCATCACGGTCGAGGACTGA
- the secE gene encoding preprotein translocase subunit SecE, with the protein MVQDEPKGEVVAVGGASREKKANIFTRFIVFIRQVFAELRKVVTPTRKELLKFTGVVLGFVIVMMAVVYGLDILFSWLTTVVFGIPGA; encoded by the coding sequence ATGGTCCAGGATGAGCCGAAGGGCGAGGTCGTCGCCGTTGGCGGCGCCTCGCGCGAGAAGAAGGCGAACATCTTCACTCGCTTCATCGTGTTCATCCGTCAGGTCTTCGCCGAACTCCGCAAGGTCGTCACCCCCACCCGCAAGGAACTGCTGAAGTTCACCGGCGTGGTGCTGGGATTCGTCATCGTGATGATGGCGGTCGTGTACGGACTCGACATCCTGTTCAGCTGGCTGACGACCGTCGTGTTCGGCATTCCGGGCGCCTGA
- a CDS encoding acylphosphatase, with product MTRHCRVVVHGTVQGVGFRYSAREAARDAGVGGWVRNRRDGTVEAELHGPDAAVDRMLAWLAEGPATAAVSRIEVTEAPAASAPGFDLLPTA from the coding sequence ATGACACGCCACTGCCGAGTCGTTGTGCACGGCACCGTCCAGGGGGTCGGGTTCCGCTACTCGGCGCGTGAAGCCGCGAGGGATGCCGGGGTCGGCGGGTGGGTGCGGAACCGCCGCGACGGCACCGTGGAGGCGGAGCTGCACGGGCCGGACGCAGCGGTGGATCGGATGCTGGCCTGGCTGGCGGAGGGACCCGCCACCGCGGCGGTGTCGCGGATCGAGGTCACGGAGGCCCCCGCCGCATCCGCCCCCGGGTTCGACCTGCTCCCGACAGCGTGA
- a CDS encoding APC family permease — MSASEERVTPSAVTGGLSQKGLSAGTVGLIGAVVIGISCIAPAYTLTAALGPTVSEVGLQVPAIILVGFIPMLLVAFGYRELNKQMPDAGTSFTWATRAFGPWVGWMAGWGLVSATILVLSNLAGIAVEFLFLLIAQLSNNPEIADLAFQPLINVAVCLLFVAAATFVSYRDMQTTQKLQYVLVSFQLIVIVLFAGAAIVAAVSGSAFDATPFDLTWFNPFEVSSISALVAGLSLSIFIFWGWDVTLTMNEETKDPDKTPGRAATLTVLIIVSLYLLLAVSLIMYAGVGDGEYGLGNPDIQSNVFFALSGQVLGPLAFLVSLAVLTSSASSLQSTFVSPARTLLAMGHYGALPRAFASVHPRFFTPGFATIVSAVVASGFYAIMRFISEDVLWDTITALGMMICFYYGITAFACVWYFRKQWFDSVRNVFFTLLFPLIGGAILAVLFVQTLIDSADPEYGSGSNVGGLGLVFILGVTVILVGIALMIWQAIRQPDFFRGKTLTLDAPPSARRVRR, encoded by the coding sequence ATGAGCGCATCCGAAGAGCGAGTCACCCCGTCCGCGGTGACCGGCGGGCTGTCCCAGAAGGGCCTGAGCGCGGGCACGGTCGGTCTCATCGGTGCCGTCGTCATCGGGATCTCCTGCATCGCCCCCGCGTACACGCTGACCGCCGCACTCGGACCCACCGTCTCCGAGGTCGGCCTGCAGGTGCCGGCCATCATCCTCGTCGGCTTCATCCCGATGCTGCTCGTGGCCTTCGGGTACCGCGAGCTGAACAAGCAGATGCCGGATGCCGGGACGTCGTTCACCTGGGCCACGCGCGCCTTCGGCCCGTGGGTGGGTTGGATGGCGGGGTGGGGGCTCGTATCCGCGACCATCCTCGTGCTGTCCAATCTCGCCGGTATCGCGGTGGAGTTCCTGTTCCTGCTCATCGCCCAGCTCTCGAACAATCCGGAGATCGCCGACCTCGCGTTCCAGCCGCTGATCAACGTCGCGGTCTGCCTGCTGTTCGTCGCCGCGGCGACCTTCGTGTCCTACCGCGACATGCAGACCACCCAGAAGCTCCAGTACGTGCTCGTGAGCTTCCAGCTGATCGTGATCGTCCTCTTCGCCGGCGCCGCGATCGTCGCCGCCGTCAGCGGCAGCGCCTTCGACGCGACGCCGTTCGACCTCACCTGGTTCAACCCCTTCGAGGTGTCGTCGATCTCGGCGCTCGTGGCCGGCCTCTCGCTGTCCATCTTCATCTTCTGGGGATGGGACGTCACCCTCACCATGAACGAGGAGACGAAGGACCCGGACAAGACGCCGGGGCGCGCGGCGACGCTGACGGTCCTGATCATCGTGTCGCTGTACCTGCTGCTCGCGGTGTCGCTCATCATGTACGCGGGCGTGGGCGACGGGGAGTACGGGCTCGGGAATCCCGACATCCAGAGCAACGTCTTCTTCGCCCTGTCCGGTCAGGTGCTCGGCCCGCTCGCATTCCTCGTGTCGCTCGCCGTGCTCACCAGCTCCGCATCCTCGCTCCAGTCGACCTTCGTGTCGCCGGCGCGGACTCTCCTGGCCATGGGGCACTACGGTGCCCTACCGCGGGCGTTCGCCTCGGTGCACCCGCGATTCTTCACCCCGGGGTTCGCGACCATCGTCTCGGCGGTCGTCGCCTCCGGCTTCTACGCGATCATGCGGTTCATCAGCGAGGACGTGCTCTGGGACACCATCACGGCGCTCGGCATGATGATCTGCTTCTACTACGGCATCACCGCGTTCGCCTGCGTCTGGTACTTCCGCAAGCAGTGGTTCGATTCGGTCCGGAACGTGTTCTTCACCCTGCTGTTCCCGCTCATCGGCGGGGCGATCCTGGCAGTGCTGTTCGTGCAGACGCTGATCGACAGCGCCGACCCGGAGTACGGCAGCGGTTCGAACGTGGGCGGCCTCGGACTCGTGTTCATCCTCGGAGTCACCGTCATCCTCGTCGGGATCGCCCTCATGATCTGGCAGGCGATCCGGCAACCCGATTTCTTCCGCGGCAAGACCCTGACCCTCGACGCGCCACCGAGCGCTCGCCGGGTGCGGCGCTGA
- a CDS encoding flavin monoamine oxidase family protein: MREITRDVIVVGAGAAGLTAANELRRAGLSVAVLEARDRVGGRLWTDVVDGATLEIGGQWVSPDQDALIDTVAELGLETYSRYRDGESVYIGPDGTRTRFTGDAFPVAESTARVIAGITERLDAMVAEIDPDRPWAHPNAADWDTVSWDAWLRAQTDDDEAVRNLAFATGSAMLTKPAHAFSLLQSLLMAASAGSYSNLVDADFILDKRVVGGLQQVPLLLAERLGEDVLREQPVRTLTWDDSAVTATADGVTVHARRAVLALAPVLYERISFVPALPRLQQQMHQHISMGFVIKVHAVYDRPFWREQGLAGTAFSPYELAHEAYDNTNHGDDRGTLVGFVSDRHADEVFRLSAEERRERILDSLSHYYGPEAKEPLVYYESDWGSEEWTRGAYAASFDLGGLHRYGADLRSPVGPIRFACSDLAGAGYQHVDGAIRMGRLVADQIVAELRA, from the coding sequence ATGAGAGAGATCACCCGGGACGTGATCGTCGTCGGTGCGGGCGCGGCGGGGCTGACGGCCGCCAACGAGTTGCGGAGGGCCGGACTCTCGGTCGCCGTGCTCGAGGCGCGCGACAGGGTCGGCGGCCGGCTCTGGACGGATGTGGTGGACGGCGCGACGCTCGAGATCGGCGGCCAGTGGGTCTCACCCGATCAGGACGCCCTCATCGACACCGTGGCCGAACTGGGACTGGAGACCTACAGCCGCTACCGCGACGGCGAATCCGTGTACATCGGCCCGGACGGGACGCGGACGCGGTTCACCGGAGACGCGTTCCCGGTCGCGGAGTCGACCGCGCGGGTCATCGCCGGGATCACCGAACGTCTGGATGCGATGGTGGCGGAGATCGACCCGGATCGGCCCTGGGCGCACCCGAACGCCGCGGACTGGGACACCGTCTCCTGGGATGCGTGGCTGCGTGCCCAGACCGATGACGACGAGGCCGTCCGCAACCTCGCCTTCGCCACCGGTTCGGCCATGCTGACCAAGCCGGCGCACGCCTTCTCGCTGCTCCAGTCGCTGCTCATGGCCGCGTCCGCCGGGTCGTACTCGAACCTCGTCGACGCGGACTTCATCCTGGACAAGCGGGTCGTCGGCGGTCTCCAGCAGGTGCCGCTGCTCCTCGCCGAACGGCTCGGCGAGGACGTGCTGCGGGAACAGCCCGTGCGCACCCTGACGTGGGACGACAGCGCGGTGACCGCGACGGCGGACGGTGTCACCGTCCACGCCCGCCGGGCGGTCCTCGCCCTCGCCCCGGTGCTCTACGAGCGGATCTCGTTCGTCCCTGCGCTGCCCCGGCTGCAGCAGCAGATGCACCAGCACATCTCGATGGGCTTCGTGATCAAGGTGCACGCCGTGTACGACCGTCCGTTCTGGCGGGAGCAGGGTCTGGCCGGCACCGCCTTCAGCCCGTACGAACTCGCGCACGAGGCGTACGACAACACCAACCACGGCGACGACCGCGGCACCCTGGTGGGATTCGTCTCCGACCGGCACGCCGACGAGGTGTTCCGGTTGAGCGCGGAGGAACGGCGCGAACGCATCCTGGACTCGCTGTCGCACTACTACGGTCCCGAGGCGAAGGAGCCGCTCGTCTACTACGAGAGCGACTGGGGCAGTGAGGAGTGGACCCGCGGCGCCTACGCCGCCAGCTTCGACCTGGGCGGGCTGCACCGCTACGGGGCGGACCTCCGCAGCCCGGTCGGACCGATCCGGTTCGCGTGCAGCGACCTCGCGGGCGCGGGCTATCAGCACGTGGACGGCGCCATCCGGATGGGGCGGCTCGTCGCCGACCAGATCGTCGCGGAGCTGCGCGCATGA
- a CDS encoding NAD-dependent succinate-semialdehyde dehydrogenase: MSDYAVVNPATGETLATYPTLDDAALETRIAAADEAYRVWRDTPVAERAALIRRVAELHRERRDALAELIVREMGKTTEAALGEVDFAADITEFYADNAERITADQPIDILGEGTAVVRKAPIGVLLGIMPWNFPYYQVARFAAPNLVLGNTILLKHAPQCPESSAAIAQMYADAGLPAGAYTNLYISNEQAAAVIADPRVQGVSVTGSERAGAAVAEVAGRNLKKVALELGGSDPFIVLSTTDLDSTVASAVEARLDNNGQSCNAPKRFIVTDELYDAFLQKFTAAMSAVKMGDPFAEDTVLGPLSSLAAAERLEEQIDRAVAQGARLVLGGKRDGAFLPPTVLADVTPDMDVYREELFGPAGVVYRVSGEEEAVRLANDTSFGLGSYVYTTDPEQAERVADAIDAGMVYVNCVLADSPELPFGGVKRSGTSREMGLLAADEFVNKKLVRVAG; this comes from the coding sequence ATGAGCGACTATGCAGTCGTCAACCCCGCGACGGGCGAGACTCTGGCCACCTACCCGACCCTGGACGATGCGGCACTCGAGACGAGGATCGCCGCCGCGGACGAGGCGTACCGTGTCTGGCGGGACACCCCCGTCGCGGAACGGGCCGCCCTCATCCGTCGCGTCGCCGAACTGCACCGGGAACGCCGGGACGCGCTTGCGGAGCTGATCGTGCGGGAGATGGGCAAGACCACGGAGGCGGCGCTCGGCGAGGTCGACTTCGCCGCGGACATCACCGAGTTCTACGCCGACAACGCCGAGCGGATCACCGCGGACCAGCCCATCGACATCCTCGGGGAGGGGACGGCCGTCGTCCGGAAGGCGCCGATCGGCGTGCTCCTCGGGATCATGCCGTGGAACTTCCCGTACTACCAGGTGGCGAGGTTCGCGGCCCCGAACCTGGTGCTCGGCAACACCATCCTGCTCAAGCACGCACCGCAGTGCCCGGAGTCCTCCGCCGCGATCGCGCAGATGTACGCGGATGCCGGTCTCCCCGCGGGTGCGTACACGAACCTCTACATCTCGAACGAGCAGGCCGCGGCGGTGATCGCCGACCCGCGGGTGCAGGGCGTCTCGGTCACCGGGTCCGAGCGGGCCGGGGCGGCTGTCGCCGAGGTCGCCGGCCGCAACCTGAAGAAGGTCGCCCTGGAGCTCGGCGGATCCGACCCGTTCATCGTGCTGTCCACGACGGACCTGGACTCCACCGTCGCCTCGGCGGTGGAAGCGCGCCTCGACAACAACGGGCAGTCCTGCAACGCGCCCAAGCGCTTCATCGTCACCGACGAGCTGTACGACGCGTTCCTGCAGAAGTTCACGGCGGCGATGTCGGCCGTCAAGATGGGTGATCCGTTCGCGGAGGACACCGTGCTGGGCCCGCTGTCCTCGCTCGCCGCGGCCGAACGACTGGAGGAGCAGATCGACCGTGCCGTGGCGCAGGGCGCTCGGCTCGTCCTGGGCGGGAAGCGTGACGGGGCGTTCCTCCCCCCGACCGTGCTGGCCGACGTCACCCCCGACATGGACGTCTACCGGGAAGAGCTCTTCGGACCGGCGGGCGTCGTGTACCGGGTCTCCGGCGAGGAGGAGGCCGTCCGGCTGGCCAACGACACGAGCTTCGGCCTCGGCTCGTACGTCTACACGACCGACCCGGAGCAGGCGGAGCGGGTGGCGGACGCCATCGATGCCGGCATGGTCTACGTCAACTGCGTGCTGGCGGACTCTCCCGAGCTCCCCTTCGGCGGCGTGAAGCGCAGCGGGACCTCCCGGGAGATGGGTCTGCTGGCCGCGGACGAGTTCGTGAACAAGAAGCTCGTCCGCGTCGCCGGATGA
- a CDS encoding LysE/ArgO family amino acid transporter, whose translation MSAALLSGFALGLSLIVAIGAQNLFVLRQGIRREHVLVVALLCAASDAVLIIVGVSGAGWVLHSVPWLVDVVRWAGAAFLLGYAALAARRALRPTGAALDAQAAPPGDPANGPGTRTVTAGATTLPAVVATCLALTWLNPHVYLDTVFLLGSVAATQGADRWWFAAGAVVASTAWFLSLAYGSRYLGRWLATPRAWRVLDGAIAVVMAAIAISLVLPA comes from the coding sequence GTGTCCGCTGCCCTCCTCTCCGGCTTCGCGCTGGGCCTCTCCCTCATCGTCGCCATCGGTGCGCAGAACCTGTTCGTGCTGCGGCAGGGCATCCGGCGGGAGCACGTCCTCGTCGTGGCACTGCTGTGCGCGGCGTCGGATGCGGTGCTGATCATCGTGGGGGTCTCCGGAGCGGGCTGGGTGCTCCATTCCGTCCCCTGGCTCGTCGATGTCGTCCGCTGGGCAGGGGCGGCCTTCCTGCTCGGATACGCCGCCCTGGCCGCGCGTCGCGCGTTGCGCCCCACCGGAGCCGCCCTGGACGCGCAGGCCGCGCCCCCCGGTGACCCCGCGAACGGTCCGGGGACGCGCACGGTCACCGCCGGCGCCACCACTCTTCCCGCGGTGGTCGCCACGTGCCTGGCGCTCACCTGGCTCAACCCCCACGTCTACCTCGACACGGTCTTCCTGCTCGGCTCGGTCGCGGCCACCCAGGGCGCCGACCGGTGGTGGTTCGCGGCGGGCGCCGTCGTGGCCAGCACCGCGTGGTTCCTCTCCCTCGCGTACGGATCGCGTTATCTCGGGAGGTGGCTCGCCACCCCGCGCGCATGGCGAGTGCTCGACGGCGCCATCGCCGTCGTCATGGCGGCCATCGCGATCAGCCTGGTCCTGCCCGCCTGA